DNA from Streptomyces sp. NBC_01476:
CGACGGCGTGGGCGGCGAATCCGGCGTCGGCGTAAGCGCGCACATTGCCGGCCCAGACCTCCAGGTGGCTGCTGGTGCCGTGCAGCAGGACGACGGCCTCGCGGGCGCCGGCCCCCTCGACCCGCAGGGAACGGGTCCGCACCCCGGCGGCGTCGACGAACTCCACGGCGAACGGGCCGTCCGACAGCCGGGTCCAGATGCTCATACGACCGGCCTCGCGAAGGGCTCGCCGAGCTGCGGGGCGGGGGCCTCGATCGCCAGGTGGACGGTCTCGGCGTCGGTGTCGTTCCAGTTGCGGTGCGGGACGTTCTTCGGGAAGACGACCAGGCTGCCGGCCGGCGCCTGCTGGACGGCGCCGTCCACCTCGACGGTCATGGTGCCGGCCAGTACGAAGAAGACCTGCTCGACGACGTGGGTGTGCAGGCCCTCGGGGGAACCGCCGCCAGGCGGGGTGCGGATGTACTTGACGGCCACGCTGTCGGCCCCGCTGGTGCGGTCGAGCAGTTTCTGTGAGAGCCGCTCGTCGGGGGCGAGGGCGGCGAAGCGCGCGAGGTCCACTGGGCGCACGTAGGCGAATCCGGGTTCGTCGGTCAACGGTCTGTTCTCTCTCTCGGAGCCGGTCGGTCGGGTCTCACGGTGCCGCGGGCGGGTCGGACGCCCTCGGTGGCCAGGGTACGGAGGCGCCTTCGGGGAGCGGGACCTCGAAGGCGTTGAGGACCATCGAGCTGAGGCAGTAGTAGCCGGTGAGGCTGACCAGTTCCACCAAGGGCCGCTCGCCGAGCAGCGCCAGCGCGGCGTCGTACCGCTCCCGGTCCACCGCGCCGGTGTGCACCAACTGGTGGACGAAGGCGTGCACGACCCGGTCGGCGTCCTTGTCGAAGCCAGGTTCTGCCTTCCCCGCCGCGATGTCCCGGATCGCCGCTTCGGGCAGGCCGGCGTTGCGGCCGTAGAGGTCGTGCCGCAGCCAGGCGAAGTCGGCGTGCCAGCGGGCCGCCACCGTGAGGATCACCAACTCCCGGTGGCGGGGCTCCAGTTCCGAGTCGTAGCGGAGCAGGGCGCCGAGTCCCGCCACCGCCCGTCCGATCCGGGGGCTGCGCAGCAGCACGTCGAACGGCCCGGTCAGAAACCCTTCGGGCCGTACCGCGGTGGCGCCCCGCGGGCCCTGACCCAGCTCGTCCCACATCTCCCGCTGGGCCTTGGTCAGCCGGCCTTCCCGCAGGGGTTCGAGCCGGCCCCGTACGCCGGTGCCCGCGCTGCCGCCGCTGTCCGCCGCCGTTCCCATGCCGTCAGGCCACCGTCGCCGCGGCGGCCTCGGCGGCCTTCTTCTCCTCGGCCACCTCGGCGGGGGAGGGCTGGCGGCCGATCTGCTGGCTCTGGCCGCCGTCGACGGGCAGCGAGACGCCGGTGATGAACGACGCCTCCTCCGAGGCGAGGAAGGTCGCGGCGTAGGCGATGTCCCAGGCGGTGCCCATCTTGCGCCGCAGCGGCACCTCCTTGTCGCGCTGGGCGACGACCTCCTCGAAGCTGAGGCCGAACTTCTTCACCCGGTTCTCCACCGCGGTGGGGGTGTTGAGCAGGCCGGGGAGGATGACGTTGCAGCGCACGCCGTACTCCGCGTTGCGGATCGCCACGTGGTTGCTGAGCGCGACCACCGCGGCCTTGGAGGTCTTGTAGCCGACGTACGGGTAGTTGTTGAAGGCCGCGGCGGAGGAGATGTTGATGATCGAGCCCGACCCCTGCTTCCGCATGATCGGCAGCACGTGCTTGATGGTCAGCACCATGCCCCGCAGGTTGATCGCCATCACCCGGTCGAAGGACTCGATGGTGATGTCGGTGATCGTCGCGTCGCCGGCCGCGATGCTCACGCCCACGTTGTTGTGCAGGATGTCGATGCTGCCCCACAGTTCGTAGGCGGTACGCACCGCGGCGACGACGGTGTCCTCGTCGGTGACGTCGGCCTCGAACGCCTCAGCGGTGCCGCCCTCCGCGCGGATGGCGGCGACCGTCTCCTGTGCGCCGGCCTTGTTGATGTCCACGCAGAAGACCTTGGCTCCTTCGCGGGCGAACATCAGGGCGACGGCCTTGCCGTTGCCGACCGTCCGCCCTTCCAGCTGTCCCGCGCCGAAGATGATGGCGACCTTGCCTTCGAGCCTCATGTCCTGCTCCTTCATGGGTGATCGTGGTGGTGCACGGTGGTGAGGGAAGGGGGCGGCTGCGGCCCCGGGCACAGCAGCCGCCCGGTCCTGTGGCCCCGCCCTATCCCATGAGCGGGGTGCGCAGATCGGTGAAGGTCTGCTCGGTGGAGACGTCGACGACCACCAGCGCCGGGCCGTCCGCCTTGAGCGCGTCCGCCAGCGCCGGTGCCAGTTCGCCGGGTTCGGCGACGTGGAAGGCGTCGAAGCCGATGGCCCGGCCGATCGCGGTGTAGTCGAAGGCGTGCAGGGTGGACTTGTACTCCTGCTCGCCGCGGGAGCGCTGGCTGTGCTTGACCCAGCCGAGGATGCCGTTGTTGAGCACGACCACCACGAACGGCAGCTTCTCCTCGACCGCCGTCATCAGCGCGGCCAGCGACATGGAAAGACCGCCGTCGCCGCAGACCGCGACGACGGTACGGTCCGGGTCGGCGGTCTTGACCCCGATCGCGGCCGGGATGGCGTAGCCCATGCCGCCGGCGCCGGCCGGCTGGAGGTAGCCGCCGCCGGCGCGGGACTCGAAGTAGCGGCACATCAGCAGCCGGTTCTCACCGGCGTCGGCGCAGATCACCACGTCGTCGGGCAGCGCCTCGCGCAGGCCGGCGATGGCCCGCTGCGGGTGGATCGGCACCGCGGTGGAGCCGGCCTCGATGGCGTCCTGGCCGGCCGCCGTCCGGCGGGCGGCCAGGACCGCGCCGCGGGCACGTACCGCGGAACCGGCGACCGGCTCGGCGGCCAGCGCGTCCAGCAACGCCCCCAGCGCGGCGCCCAGTTCGGCGACGATCACCTCGGAGGTGGGCATGGTCCAGCCCGCGTTGAGCTCTTCGATGTCGATGTGGATGATCCGCTGCCGGGCCGGGTCGATGAGCTCGGGCGCCTCCAGCGCGGTGTCGCTCGGGCCGAGTTTGCTGCCGAGGACGAGCACGGTGTCGGCGGCACCGAGCGTGTCGTTGGCCAGTGGCACCCCGAAGTTGCCGAACACCCCGGCGGCCTGCGGGTGTTCCTCCGGGAAGACACCCTTGCCGCCGGACGTGGTCACCACCGGGGCACCGGTTGCCTCGGCCAGCCGCAGCAGCGCGGCCTCGGCGCGGGCCGCGCGTATCCCGTTGCCGGCCAGCAGCACCGGGGCGGAGGCGGTGCGCAGAGCGTCGGCGGTGGGCGCCATGTCGGGCCGGGCCGGGCCCTGCTGGGTGAGGTAGCCGCGGCTGGAGTAGAGCCGCGGTACGGAGTCGGGGCCGACCTCGCCTGCCAGCGCCGCGGAGTGGAAGAGCACCGCGACCGGTCCTGGCTGCCCGGCCAGCGCGTGCTTCACCGCCAACTGGACGCTCTGCACGGCCGACACCGGGTCGTGCGCCTCCAGCACCAGTTTGGTGATGCCCTTGAAGGCCAGCCGCGCGTCCCAGCTGCCGTACTCACCGGTGGCGGACTGGTAGGGCGCGTGCTGCGAGAAGGGGGCGCCGTCGCTCAGGTCGCCGAGCAGCACCAAAGGGGTGCCGCTGAAGAGTGCTTCGAGCGTGCCGACCACACCCTGCCCCATCAGCCAGCTGCCCTGCGCCATCGCCACCGCGACCTTGCCGGTGTGCCGGGCGTACGCCTCCGCCGCCGAGGTGGCGTACGCCTCGTTGCGGACCAGCACCGAGCGGATGGTGCCGGTGTGCGCGGCCAGCGCGCTGTGGATACGGCCGGTGTTGCCGCCCGACATTCCGAAGACGGTGTCCACGCCGGCGTCCTCCAGGGCACGGACGATGGCCTCGGTGACGTGCACCGGTGACGGGACGAGGGGTGACGCTGGCATGAGAGGGCTCCTCACAGAGGGTCGGAGGGGGCCGGTTACGGCCCGTGGTCGGGACAGTCAGTGCCGGGGCGGGCCCGCGCCCGGCATCCCGGTGGCGAGCAGCGCACCGGCCAGCGCGTCCACCGCCGCGGCGGCGCTCTGCTCCATCACCAGGTCGCTGTAGCCGCCGTTGTGCGGCGACAGCACCACATCGCGCCGGGCCAGCAGCGTCCGCAGCAGGGGTGAGGGGGCCGGCGGCTCCTGCGGGAAGACGTCGAGCGCGAGCGCGCCGAGCCGTCCCCCCGCCAGCGCCGCCGCCAGCGCGGCCTGGTCCAGCACCTCTCCCCGTGCGGTGTTGACCAGGACCACCCCCGGCTTCATCAGGGCGAACTCCCGCTCGCCGAGGAGCGACCTGGTCTCTTCGGTGAGCGGTACGTGCAGGCTGATGAAGTCCGCGGCGGCGAGGAGTTCGTCGAGCGGCACGGTCCGCACGCCCGGCTCGCCGACCGCGCCGCCGCCGCGGCGGTGCACCAGGACGTCCATGCCGAAGCCGCGCGCCTTGGGCACCATCAGCGAACCGATGGCGCCGTAGCCGATCAGGCCGAGCGTGCGGCCGCCGAGGTGGCGGCCGGAGAACCGGGTCCACTCCCCCGCCCGCATCGACGCGTCGGCCTCCGGGATCCGCCGGGCGGCGGCCAGCAGCAGCCCGAAGGCGTACTCGGCCACCGCCGCGGCGTTCAGACCCGGCAGCGAGTCGACCCGCACGCCGAACTCGGCCGCCGCCGCGGTGTCGACGTTGTCGAGCCCGGTGCCGATCCGCAGCACGTAGCGCAGCTTGGACGCGGTCTCCAAGAGCCGGCGGTCGACCGGCTGGAGGCCGACGACCAGGCCGTCGATCTCCCGCAGCACCGCGTCCCAGCGGTCGCGGTCACCGCCGAGCGCGTCGTAACCGGGCAGGTCGAGGACGATCTCGACGCCGAGTTCGCGCAGCCGGCGCATCGACGCCTCGCTCGCGGCGACGATCCGGGAGAGCAGCGCGATCCGTACCGTCACGGCGCGTTCGGCGGGACGGTCGGCAGCTTGATGGTGCCGCTGACGCCCGGGATCGTGAAGTCCACGGCCTGCTTCTTCACCGCGGCGATCTCGGCGTCGGTCAGCTGCGGCACATCGGCGTTGGAGTAGATCTTGCTGGTGTCCACCGTGCCCGGGTCCTGGTCGGTCAGGATCTTCATGTCCTGGGTGAACTCGTCCGGGTTGATCTGGCCGTACGTCCCGCCGGCCGCGGGGTTCTTGATCAGCTTCTGGCGCAGCAGCAGCGGCAGCGTCAGGTCCTCGATCTGCTTCTCCAGCGACTCACCGGGCTTGCCCAGCGTCGGGTACATCTTGAGCATGATGTACGCCGCCGCCTGGGGGTTGTTCTCGACGAAGATGTCGCCCTCGGTGGTGCAGCGGGCGAACGCCTGGTACTTCGCCTTGTCCTTGGCCATGTCGTCGGAGTTGGCGATCGCCATGATGCCGGAGACGTTGAGGTACGGCGGCTTGCCGTCCACGGTGAGGAACTTCAGCTTGATGCCGGCCTGCAGGATGGTGCCGAAACCGACGTCGTAGTAGAAGAGGCCGGCCACCTTCCCGGAGTCCAGCGCCTGCCCGGAGGCGGCGCCGGTGCCGGTGGCGATGATCTTCACCTTGTCCGGGTCCACGCCGTTCTGCTTCAGCAGCGCCTTGAGCGCGGTGGAGCTGCTGTCGGAGAGGACGTCGACGCCGACGGTCTTGCCCTCCAGCTGCTTGAGCGAGGTGATGTCGCTGTCCGGCTTGACCGCCAGGCCGTACTTGAACGGGTAGTACAGCTGGTAGAAGGCGGTCAACGGCAGCCCGCCGCCGGAGGAGTTGATGGTCTTGAGCATGTTCAGGTACTGGTCGCTGCCCGGGACGCCGACGTCGACGGCGCCGCGGTGCATCGCGGCCGTCAGCTGCGAGGGGTTGGTGGTGACCACGGTGGAGAACTTGTAGCCGTACCGCTTGTAGCAGCCGGTGTACTGGCCGATGGCGTAGTTGGCGCTGAACACCGTGACCGCGGGCGACGGAATGCCGATCTTGATCGGCTTGAGCGGGCTCCCGTCGGCGGCCGTGCCGCCGCCCCCGCCGCCCGAACCGCCGCAGGCCGCGGCGGTCAGCGCGACGGCCGAGGTGATGGCGAGCGCCGCGACGATCCGGCGGCTGCGGCGGCGCGGGCGGGCGCCCGCGGCTCGGCGTGGGTCTCTGCCCTCTTCTTTCGACACGGGGAGGCACCTCTCTGTGCTCGGTACGGGTCTGGTGGTGCGGTGCGCGCGGCTGCGTGCGCTGTGTGCGCTGTGTGCGCTGTGCGCGGCTGCGTGCGATGTGCGCGGCTGCGTGCGATGTGCGCGGCTGTGTGGGCTGCGTGCGCTGTGTTCGGCTGCGGCTGGGGCGCCGCCGGGCCGGTCAGCCGCCGGCGTTGGTGGCGCGGAAGTCCTTGTCGGAGGTGGCCTCCCAGAAGACGACCCGGCGATGGGCGAACCGCACGATGGTGTTGAGCAGATAGCCCACGACCGCGAGGATGATCAGGGTGGCGAAGGTCGCCTGCGTGTCGGAGTTGTTCTGGAATTGCGAGATGAGGACGCCGACGCCGTCCTGCGAGCCGCTCATCTCGGCCAGCACCGCGCCCAGGAAGGCGTAGGTGATGCCGAGTTCGAGGCCGGTGAAGATCCCGGGCAGCGCGCTGAAGAGCCGCACCCGCCACAGTTGCTGCCAGCGGCTGCCGGAGAGCGACCGCACCAGGTCGATCCGGTCCTGCTCGGCGGTGACCACCCCTTGCAGGGTGTTGACCAGCACCGGGAAGAAGACGAAAAGCACGACCAGGCTGGTCTTGGCGGTGAGTCCGAACCCGAACCAGGTGGCGAGCAGCGGCACCAGTGCGACCTTCGGCAGGCTCTGGATGGCCACCAGATACGGGTACAACAGCCGCTGCACCAGCCGGAATTCACCGGCCGCGATGCCCAGCACGATGCCACCGCCACCGCCGATCGCGAAGCCGAGCAGGGTGGCCTTCATGGTGGCGCCGAGCGCCACCCACAGCCCGCCGGTCATCGTCGGGTCGGCCCACACCAGCGAGGTCAGCGCGTGCCAGACCGAGCGCGGCGAGGGAATGATGTAGGGGGCCGGCGAGTACACCTCGATGGCGAGCTGCCAGACCGCCAGGCCGGCGATCAGCGCGAGCACCAGATACAGCGCGGTGACACCGGCGCCACGGGCCTTGCGCAGCCGCCGCTTGCCCACGGACGGACCGGCCTGCACCGGGCGGCCTGCGGCGGCCGGTCCGGCCGCACCGCCGGAACCCCCGTCGGCCTTGGTGCCTTTGACAGCGGACTTCGTTGTCACGCTCACGACTCCTCCCTGATCGCGTCGCCTTCGAGGACGTGCCGGATGGTGGCCGTCAGCGCCGCGGCGTCGGCCGGTCCCTTGTCGAGGCTGCGCGGGCGCTCGGCCCCGGGGGTGAACTCCGAGATGATGCGGCCGGGCCGGCGGGACATCACCAGGATCCGGTCGGCGAGGAAGACCGCCTCGCCGATGCTGTGGGTGACGAAGACGACCGTCTTGCCGGTGGCCATCCAGATCGCCTGCAGTTCGTCCGACATCCGCTCGCGGGTGAGGGCGTCGAGCGCGGCGAACGGCTCGTCCATCAGCAGCAGATCGGGGTCGTGGACGAGCGCCCGGGCGATCGAGGCGCGCTGCTGCATACCGCCGGAGAGCTGCCGGGGGTACTTCTCCTCGAAGCCGGCCAGGCCGGTCATCTCCAGCAGTTCCATGGCCCGGGTCCTGGCCTGTGCCTTCGGCAGCCGGAGGATCTTGGCGGGCAGCATCACGTTCTCGACGATGTTCAGCCAGGGCATCAGCGTCGCCGCCTGCGGGACCAGGCCCACCTTGCGGTCGGCCTTGCCGATCGGCCGGCCCTGGAAGTCGATCTCGCCCGAGGTGGGTTCCGTCAGTCCGCACAGGATCCGCAGCAGGCTGCTCTTGCCGCAGCCGGAGGGACCCAGCAGGGCGATGAACTCGCCCTGCCTGATGGACAGATCGATGTCGCTGAGCGCCTCGACGTAGGTCGCGTCGCGGGACCAGTACCGCAGGGTCATGCCGCGGACCCCGAACTGCTCGTCCGGCGAGTGCCGGACGGCGTAGGGCGGGATGTCCAGCGGGGCCTGCGCCCGCGCGGTCACGGAATCCGCACTCATGCCCCGGTCTCCTGTCCCATGTAGCCCTCGGCCCTGAGCTGGACGTACGCGCCGCCCACGGCGATGGTCTCCAGCAGTGCGGCCGGCATCGCGGCGCCCTGCGCCCGTTGGCCGGTGGTGACGTTCTCGAAGCGCCCGCTGCCGATGTCGACGCTGACCGTGTCGCCTTCGGTCACCATGCCGAGGACGCCGGGCAGTTCGAGCGCGGGCATCGCGTAGCTGACGCAGTTGCGGAAGAAGATCTCCGAGATCGACTCGCCGACCAGCGCGACGATGCCCAGCTGGGCCAGGAGCGTGACGGCCGGCCGGCTCGACCCGGTGCCGAAGTTGCGGCCGGCGATGAGGATGTCGCCGGGGCGGACCTGTTCCGCCCAGCCCTCCCGGACGGTCTGCAGCACCAGCATCCGCTGCTCGTGCGGGGGGAGGTCGTACCCCCGGCGGGGCATGATCGAGTCGGTGTTGATGTAGTCCTGCGGCATCACCCAGCAGCGGCCGGTGATGTCGTGGACGTCGCGGCGCGTGACGGTGGCGGTCACCGGGCCACCTCCAGGTCGAGCGCTTCGAGGTACGGCATGGGGTCGGTGACGTAACCGGTGAGCGCCGAGGCTGCCACGGTCGCGGACGAGCCCATGTAGATCTTCGCGTCGGCGCTGCCCATCCGGCCGCGGTAGTTGCGGGTGCTGGAGGTGATGCAGGTCTCGCCGGGGCCGAGCACACCCATGTGGCCGCCGGAGCAGGCCCCGCAGGTGGAGCTGGTGACCATCGCCCCGGCCTCGGTCAGCGTCTCCACATAGCCGGCCTTGACCGCCTCCAGGTACACCGACTGGGAGGCCGGGGTGACCAGGAAGCGCACATGGCCGGCGATCTTGCGGCCGCGCACGATGTCAGCGGCGATCTTGAGGTCGGAGAGCTTGCCGTTGGCGCAGGAGCCGACGAACGCCTGGTCGATGCGGACCTTCTCGTCGCCGACCTGGGCGGCGGACTTCACGTTCTTGTTCATCGCGTCGGGCAGTGCCACCGAGGGGCGGACCGCGCTGAGATCGACGGTGTGCACCGCGTCGTACTCGGCGTCCGGGTCGCTGTACACCGGGGTGTAGACCCGGTCGGTGACGGTGGAGACGTAGTCGAGGATGAGCTGGTCGGCGGGCATCATCACGAAGTTGGCGTTGAGCTCGGTGCACATCGTGGAGAGGGTGGCCCGGTCGTCGAGCGACAGGGAGCCGAGTCCGTCACCGGCGAACTCGACGTCGTGGCCCTCCTGGCTGCCGTACTCCTGCGCTATGTGCAGGAACACGTCCTTGCCGTACGTCCCGTAGGGCAGCCGCCCCTCCAGCCGGAAGAGCACGGTGGGGGAGACCTTGTACCAGGTGCGGCCGGTACAGACGAGCTGCACGATGTCGGCCATGCCCAGGCCACGGGCGGCGGCGTTGAGGACGCCGGCGGCGCTGGTGTGCGAGTCGTTGCAGGCGATCAGCTGACCGGGCAGCGCGAGCCGCTGTTCGAGGATGATCTGGTGCTCGATGCCGCCGCGGCCGATGTCGGAGAAGTACCTGAAGCCGAGCCGCTCGCTGTGCTCCCTGGCCCGCTTGTGGGCGGTGGCCGCCTTGACGGTGGGGGCCGGGATGGCGTGGTCGAGGAGGACCGCGACCCGTTCGGGGTGGGCGACCTTGAGCAGATCGTCGGGCAGCCGCTCGGCGGTCTTGTAGAAGACGCTGTCCGCCATCACCACGAGGTCGACCTCGGTCACCACCAACTGGCCCGGGGTGACCGTCTTCTCGCCGCTGTGTGCGGCCAGAACCTTGTGCGCCATGGTCATTCCCATAGATCAACCTCTCGAACGAGCCGGAAAACGTGCGCTGTTGGTCGAACCGGACGGCGTCAGGTCACATGTGTTCGCGCTGATCACACATCGGGTCACATCGGGTCGGGTCGCCCGGGAGGTGGCTGGAACCCCGTCGGCCATCTCGGATTCCATATCTGATGTCTGGTACGCTAAGGGCCACCGCACGAGCCGTCAAGACTCAACGTCATCACCCGACAAGAGCCCGCAATCTGCTCGTAACCGGTGGGACGGAAGAGCATCAATCGCTATAAAAGGGGAGGGCCCGGATGGACCTCGGACTGAAGGGCC
Protein-coding regions in this window:
- a CDS encoding thiamine pyrophosphate-binding protein, with the translated sequence MPASPLVPSPVHVTEAIVRALEDAGVDTVFGMSGGNTGRIHSALAAHTGTIRSVLVRNEAYATSAAEAYARHTGKVAVAMAQGSWLMGQGVVGTLEALFSGTPLVLLGDLSDGAPFSQHAPYQSATGEYGSWDARLAFKGITKLVLEAHDPVSAVQSVQLAVKHALAGQPGPVAVLFHSAALAGEVGPDSVPRLYSSRGYLTQQGPARPDMAPTADALRTASAPVLLAGNGIRAARAEAALLRLAEATGAPVVTTSGGKGVFPEEHPQAAGVFGNFGVPLANDTLGAADTVLVLGSKLGPSDTALEAPELIDPARQRIIHIDIEELNAGWTMPTSEVIVAELGAALGALLDALAAEPVAGSAVRARGAVLAARRTAAGQDAIEAGSTAVPIHPQRAIAGLREALPDDVVICADAGENRLLMCRYFESRAGGGYLQPAGAGGMGYAIPAAIGVKTADPDRTVVAVCGDGGLSMSLAALMTAVEEKLPFVVVVLNNGILGWVKHSQRSRGEQEYKSTLHAFDYTAIGRAIGFDAFHVAEPGELAPALADALKADGPALVVVDVSTEQTFTDLRTPLMG
- a CDS encoding NAD(P)-dependent oxidoreductase, translated to MTVRIALLSRIVAASEASMRRLRELGVEIVLDLPGYDALGGDRDRWDAVLREIDGLVVGLQPVDRRLLETASKLRYVLRIGTGLDNVDTAAAAEFGVRVDSLPGLNAAAVAEYAFGLLLAAARRIPEADASMRAGEWTRFSGRHLGGRTLGLIGYGAIGSLMVPKARGFGMDVLVHRRGGGAVGEPGVRTVPLDELLAAADFISLHVPLTEETRSLLGEREFALMKPGVVLVNTARGEVLDQAALAAALAGGRLGALALDVFPQEPPAPSPLLRTLLARRDVVLSPHNGGYSDLVMEQSAAAAVDALAGALLATGMPGAGPPRH
- a CDS encoding ABC transporter permease → MSVTTKSAVKGTKADGGSGGAAGPAAAGRPVQAGPSVGKRRLRKARGAGVTALYLVLALIAGLAVWQLAIEVYSPAPYIIPSPRSVWHALTSLVWADPTMTGGLWVALGATMKATLLGFAIGGGGGIVLGIAAGEFRLVQRLLYPYLVAIQSLPKVALVPLLATWFGFGLTAKTSLVVLFVFFPVLVNTLQGVVTAEQDRIDLVRSLSGSRWQQLWRVRLFSALPGIFTGLELGITYAFLGAVLAEMSGSQDGVGVLISQFQNNSDTQATFATLIILAVVGYLLNTIVRFAHRRVVFWEATSDKDFRATNAGG
- a CDS encoding aconitase/3-isopropylmalate dehydratase large subunit family protein, producing MAHKVLAAHSGEKTVTPGQLVVTEVDLVVMADSVFYKTAERLPDDLLKVAHPERVAVLLDHAIPAPTVKAATAHKRAREHSERLGFRYFSDIGRGGIEHQIILEQRLALPGQLIACNDSHTSAAGVLNAAARGLGMADIVQLVCTGRTWYKVSPTVLFRLEGRLPYGTYGKDVFLHIAQEYGSQEGHDVEFAGDGLGSLSLDDRATLSTMCTELNANFVMMPADQLILDYVSTVTDRVYTPVYSDPDAEYDAVHTVDLSAVRPSVALPDAMNKNVKSAAQVGDEKVRIDQAFVGSCANGKLSDLKIAADIVRGRKIAGHVRFLVTPASQSVYLEAVKAGYVETLTEAGAMVTSSTCGACSGGHMGVLGPGETCITSSTRNYRGRMGSADAKIYMGSSATVAASALTGYVTDPMPYLEALDLEVAR
- a CDS encoding ABC transporter ATP-binding protein; amino-acid sequence: MSADSVTARAQAPLDIPPYAVRHSPDEQFGVRGMTLRYWSRDATYVEALSDIDLSIRQGEFIALLGPSGCGKSSLLRILCGLTEPTSGEIDFQGRPIGKADRKVGLVPQAATLMPWLNIVENVMLPAKILRLPKAQARTRAMELLEMTGLAGFEEKYPRQLSGGMQQRASIARALVHDPDLLLMDEPFAALDALTRERMSDELQAIWMATGKTVVFVTHSIGEAVFLADRILVMSRRPGRIISEFTPGAERPRSLDKGPADAAALTATIRHVLEGDAIREES
- a CDS encoding ABC transporter substrate-binding protein translates to MSKEEGRDPRRAAGARPRRRSRRIVAALAITSAVALTAAACGGSGGGGGGTAADGSPLKPIKIGIPSPAVTVFSANYAIGQYTGCYKRYGYKFSTVVTTNPSQLTAAMHRGAVDVGVPGSDQYLNMLKTINSSGGGLPLTAFYQLYYPFKYGLAVKPDSDITSLKQLEGKTVGVDVLSDSSSTALKALLKQNGVDPDKVKIIATGTGAASGQALDSGKVAGLFYYDVGFGTILQAGIKLKFLTVDGKPPYLNVSGIMAIANSDDMAKDKAKYQAFARCTTEGDIFVENNPQAAAYIMLKMYPTLGKPGESLEKQIEDLTLPLLLRQKLIKNPAAGGTYGQINPDEFTQDMKILTDQDPGTVDTSKIYSNADVPQLTDAEIAAVKKQAVDFTIPGVSGTIKLPTVPPNAP
- a CDS encoding carboxymuconolactone decarboxylase family protein, encoding MGTAADSGGSAGTGVRGRLEPLREGRLTKAQREMWDELGQGPRGATAVRPEGFLTGPFDVLLRSPRIGRAVAGLGALLRYDSELEPRHRELVILTVAARWHADFAWLRHDLYGRNAGLPEAAIRDIAAGKAEPGFDKDADRVVHAFVHQLVHTGAVDRERYDAALALLGERPLVELVSLTGYYCLSSMVLNAFEVPLPEGASVPWPPRASDPPAAP
- a CDS encoding cupin domain-containing protein, giving the protein MTDEPGFAYVRPVDLARFAALAPDERLSQKLLDRTSGADSVAVKYIRTPPGGGSPEGLHTHVVEQVFFVLAGTMTVEVDGAVQQAPAGSLVVFPKNVPHRNWNDTDAETVHLAIEAPAPQLGEPFARPVV
- a CDS encoding SDR family NAD(P)-dependent oxidoreductase, whose translation is MRLEGKVAIIFGAGQLEGRTVGNGKAVALMFAREGAKVFCVDINKAGAQETVAAIRAEGGTAEAFEADVTDEDTVVAAVRTAYELWGSIDILHNNVGVSIAAGDATITDITIESFDRVMAINLRGMVLTIKHVLPIMRKQGSGSIINISSAAAFNNYPYVGYKTSKAAVVALSNHVAIRNAEYGVRCNVILPGLLNTPTAVENRVKKFGLSFEEVVAQRDKEVPLRRKMGTAWDIAYAATFLASEEASFITGVSLPVDGGQSQQIGRQPSPAEVAEEKKAAEAAAATVA
- a CDS encoding 3-isopropylmalate dehydratase, with the translated sequence MTATVTRRDVHDITGRCWVMPQDYINTDSIMPRRGYDLPPHEQRMLVLQTVREGWAEQVRPGDILIAGRNFGTGSSRPAVTLLAQLGIVALVGESISEIFFRNCVSYAMPALELPGVLGMVTEGDTVSVDIGSGRFENVTTGQRAQGAAMPAALLETIAVGGAYVQLRAEGYMGQETGA